The DNA segment GGCGTCGGTCCGGGCCGTCAGTTCCGAAGCCGAACCATCAGGATTGATGACGGTTACCAGAGCGTCCATCAGAGGTGCAAACTCACGTGTCACGATTTGTCCCGAAACCGATGTCACCGCGGTAGCGCTTTGCAGAAATAGATTAATACTCGTGTCCGAGGTAATTTCGACGACGGTCGAAAAAGTGTCAAATTGAGGTTTGAAGGCCCGGATGTCATACTGGTTGGGGGCGATATTGGGCAGGATGTAGGAACCGTTGGTATCGGAGGTATCGGCCCGATACCCGATCGAAATTTCCGCATCGGGAATCGGGATATGGGTTTGGGGATAATATATATTTCCGGTCAGGGTCAGGCCGGTATCAATAGAAATCCATTTATGGGCCTGGAACTTGTCAGCGCCATCGGTAATATCGACCATGACTTTTATCATCATCCCGGCCTTCAGATTCACGGCGATACTCATATCGGTGATCGGCGCCAGACTGTCGGTGAATCGTCCGGCCCTCGGATAGGTGGACCAGGCATAACTCAGAGAGTCGTTATTGGGGTTGGAAACGACCGCTTCCAGACGGACCTGTCCGCCGGGGAGAATAAAACCGGGTGTTACCAAAATGGAATCGACCGCCGGACCGACCGGCTCGATTTGCGGAGCGACGCTTTTTTCGGTACAACCTGTGAGGAGAATTAGCACCGACGACAGCAGACCCGCTATCAGGAAATACCGACAGCGAAAATTCATATTATTAAATATATATCAGACGCAAAAAAAATCAATAGTCTATTGACGTCCCCATCCATTTCCTTATCATCAGCGGTATTACGCTTTTAAAGGAGGGTTTTTTGAATGAAAATTGAGAATGTCCCTTTTACCGTAACAAATCTGGCCGCGGTGCCGCCGACTGAGCATAAGGGGGAAACCGGCACGGCCCTCTGGCACAGTTTCGAAAGCGGGAATATCAGGGTGCGGATAGTTGAATACTCCCCGGGGTACCTCGCCGATCACTGGTGTTCCCGGGGGCATGTGGTGCTGGTGCTCGAGGGGGAATTGGTCAATGAATTGAAGGACGGCACCAGGACCATATTGAAACCGGGGATGAATTATCAGACCTCGGATGACGAAAAGAACCCGCATCGCTCATTCACCAAGACCGGGGCGAAATTGTTTATAGTTGATTGATCGGCAAAGATGTCGGGTTTCTCGAAAGTTCGCTTCGCTCACGTCTCGGAACCCGACCTACCAGGGCTTCTGCAGCCGGAAGAAGAGAATAATAAGTAGTAGCAGACCTTTAGGTTTTAAGGCGGAACCGCAAGACTTCGTCCGGGGTTCCGCCCTACTATTACTGACAAATATATGAAGGGCGGGTGCAACCCGCCCCTACGAAATCATGATGTCGGGTTTCTCGACAGTTCGCTCCGCTCACGTCTCGGAACCAGACCTACGGGGGCTTCTGCAGCCGGAAGAAGAGAATAATAAGTAGTAGCAGACCTTTGGGTTTTAAGGCGGAACCGCAAGACTTCGTCCGGGGTTCCGCCCTACTATTACTTCTATCCGGATTCCGGATATACACCTGATTAGTTTCTAACCGTTTCCTATCATTCTCCCAAATCCACAATCGATTGATAATCAAGCAATTGTGCTGCAATTGAGGCCACACAAAATTGGGCACGAAAGTTGAATAACCTGAAATTGAGACAAAGGAGAAAATATGAGAAGGTATTTTAAATCTGCAATAGTGGCTCGGCTCAGGGTTCTGGCGGCGAGCGCTTTGCTTTTTTCGGCCTACCCGGTTTGTGACGCACCAACCGGAACAAGTTCTGACACAGAAAACCATCAAAGCTGGGACTTTGAGCAATATGTTGGGATCAGCGGCTATGTATATGATAGACAGACCGNCCGACCAATATGTGACGCCTATGTGCAAGGGAGATACCCGTCGCGAACGACGGCCACGGATTCAGTAGGATACTATTTCTACTACGGCGTGAACGGGTGCCAGATCCTGGTGGCGAGTAAGTACGGGCATTATCCCGATACGGGTTCTGTTTGCGTGGAATCGGGGCAGGCGGTGGCACACGATTTTTATTTGACGGAGAAAGAGTAGGAGGTGTTAAATGTTTCGCTTCATGGTTCTGCTTTTTGTTATAACCAGCATGGAGCCGAACTGCTGGATGCCGACCTCGCATACGGCATATTCGGAGCCTGAGTATCGCGATGTCCCGGCAAATTATCCAACGAGTATTGAAGGCCGGGTTTATGAAGAAACATCGTTGAGGCCGGTTGAAGGGGCGATATTGGCGCTATATCCGCCGGCACAGGGGAACACCGGAACTTCGGCCATAAGCAACAGTAATGGGGATTACTACTTTGATGGACTGGGAAACGGCAATTATATGATTGTGGCCAATCATAGCGCCTATCTTGCCGAAACGGTGACGGTCCAAACCTATGGCGATTCGACGGTAAACTTGGATATTTATATGACGCCATCCGGACTGTGAAATCTTTTAATGCGCCAGCCTATGGTATCGTAATTAATTATAAAAGGGCGGAAATGCGTTCGAACACGGATCACCCCCGGCGGCAATTATAATGAAATTTTCGGCTGTGCCTTTGGCTCTTTTCACTCTGGTGGCCTTTGCGGCCAATTCTATCCTTTGCCGGGAGGCCCTCGTGTCCGGTTCAATCGGCCCGGTGGAATTTACTCTGATCAGGCTCGGCGCCGGCACGATGGCCCTTCTGCCCATCATCTTTTTGTCAATCTCCAAACTATTGTCGGGTCCGAATAAATCAATCGGGCGGGCGGACCTGCTGAAATTACGGCTATCGAATTTTGGACCGTCGCTGGCGCTATTCGCCTACGCCATTTTCTTTTCGCTGGCCTATATCCAACTTCATGCCGGGACCGGGGCCCTGATACTGTTTGCATCGGTGCAAATGACGATGATAGGGGTATCAATTTTCCTGGGAAACCGGGTGACTTTTCCGGAATGGATCGGGCTGGCGGTGGCGTTTTCCGGACTGATTTATCTGGTCTTGCCCGGATTATCGGCGCCGCCGCTTCTGGGGACGCTGTTGATGATGGCTTCGGGGATCGCCTGGGGAGTCTATTCCCTTCTCGGGAGGCGTCAGGCCGATCCGATATTGTCCACGGCGAGGAATTTCCTTTTCTGTCTGCCCGGATTGGCGCTTCTGGGCTTGATTGCTCTCTGGCACCTGGTTCACAACGACCGGCCGCCAATGAGTTTGACCGGGATCTTTCTGGCGGTGGTTTCCGGGGCGATTACATCGGGACTCGGTTACGTATTGTGGTATCTGACCATGCGGCGAATCACAATCACGGCGGCCTCGGTTTCGCAACTCCTGGTACCGATTTTGGCCGCCATGGGCGGGATATTATTCTTGAACGAATCATTCAGTTTGCGCCTGATGGTGGCGTCGATGCTGATCGTGGGGGGAATCGTGGTGACAATTCTGAGCAGAAGAGTTCCGGAGGCGGCGACGGAGAGGCATTATCCCGCATTACAAAAAGAGTCAAGCCGCGAGTCGGCTTGAGATACAGTTATCAGCTTGAAATCGGGTTTCTCATCCGGCAGAGCCGCAAGACTTCGTCTGGGGTTTGAGCCCTATTATTACTAACGATGCTTTTTTAGTTTAAGTGCCATAATTTTCCCTCTTACAGAGGGAAAAGATCGCCTTAATTCTTTGGCAAGCCGGGAAGCAGATTTTATTTTGTATCCGGCCCTTAGTTTTTTTATTTCAGCCGCACTCCACTCTTTGGCATTCATTATTCTTTTTCCCAATTGACGTATTTTTCTATTCCTGCTCACTCCTTGGGACTTGAATCTATTCTCCATATTTGCAATAAAGCTATCCCAAGTTACCTTTTTGCCCCTGCTACTGCTGGTCTTTCCTTTGCACCATATTAAATGTCTTTGATTAATTACCAAATCCCCCAGATGTCTACCGACCGCATCAGAAATACCAAATTCGATTCCTTTCTTCTTAATCTGCGGTTGGACACCAAGATTTTTAATTTTGACTCGCATTTTTTCCTCCAAGAGTCATTAATTGCAATATGTACACTTGCACTGATAATAACGGCTTTTTCAAATTATATCATAAATTTGTAAAATCCAATCTGCAAGTAATATATTTGACGAAAACGGCATTGGTATGTACCGAACAAATATTATCGTATCGACGGTAAGAAGTTAAAACCATGGGGGTTTCGACTTATAATGACTTATCTGGGATGGAGTCGGAATTCGGAACCTGACCCACGACGACTACCCGATATATACACACAAAATAAAGGGCGGACACATTGGTCCGCCCCTACAAATTGCATGGTGCAATGGACGTATCAGAAAGTTGGAAATGGCTATTCCTCTTTCACCACCCTTGCCACATCGGTGACTTTGTCGTCTTTGTCGAGCGAGATCAGGCGGACGCCCTGCGTGTTGCGGCCGATGACATTAATCGCTTTCACGCTCTGACGGTTGGTGATACCTTTCTTGGTAATCAGAATCAGTTCGTCATCATCGAGGACCTCTTTGATCGCGACCACTTCGCCGTTGCGGTCGGTGGTCTTGATATTGATGACTCCTTTGCCGCCGCGGTTGGTGACCCGGTAATCGTTGATGCTGGTCCGCTTGCCGTGGCCGTTCTCGCAGACTGTCAGAAGCGACGCATCGCGCTTGACCACGACCATGCCAATGACATAATCTTTGTTTTCCAGAGTGATACCGCGGACGCCGTAAGCACTGCGCCCCATGGCCCGGATTTTTTCCTCGGGGAAGCGGATCGCCTGTCCCTTGCGGGTGGCGAGGATAATCTCGAAAGAGCTGTCGGTGATGGCGGCCTCGATCAGTTCGTCATCCTCGGGCAGATTGGCGGCGTTGATGCCGGCCTTGCGGGGATTGGAGAAAGCATCGAGGGAAGTTTTCTTGATCGTCCCCTGTCGAGTCGCCATGACGACGTACTTGTCGGTGTCGAAGGAGCGAACCCGGCAGAAAGCGGTAATCTTCTCCCCTTCGCCGATTGACACCATATTGACAATCGGTTTGCCTTTGGCGAGCCGTCCGCCGGTCGGAATCTCGTGGACTTTGACCCAGTAGCATTGTCCCTTGTTGGAGAAAAAGAGGATATACTCGTGGGTCGAGGCGACAAAGAGGTGCTCGGCGAAATCCTCTTCTTTCGTTTCGATACCAATAACGCCGCGGCCGCCGCGGTTCTGCTTGCGGTACATCGAGACCGACAGCCGTTTGATATAGCCGGAGTGGGAGATGGTGATGACCATGTCCTCTTCGGCGATCAGGTCTTCGACCGTGAATTCTTCGGCTTCATCCTGAATTTCGGTGCGGCGGTCGTCGCCGTACTTCTTTCTCAATTCCAGCAGTTCTTCTTTGATAATTGCCATACGGCGGGGTTTCGATTCGAGGATCCCTTTCAGTTCAGCGATAAGTTTGATGGTCGCCAGATATTCCTCTTCGATTTTCTGCCGTTCCAGTCCGGTGAGCCGGGCGAGGCGCATATCGAGAATGGCGTTGGCCTGTTTTTCGGAGAGTTTGAACCGGATCATCAGGCCTTCGCGGGCGGTGGGCGTATCTTTGGATTTCTTTATCAACTCGATGACGGCGTCGATATTATCCAGCGCGATTTTGTACCCCTCGAGGATATGGGCCCGCTCCTCGGCTTTGGCCAGATCGAATTTGGTCCGGCGAACGACCACCTCGTGGCGGTGAATCAGGAACTGCTCCATCATCTCTTTTAAAGTGAGGAACATCGGCACCCCGCCGACCAGAGTCAGCATCATGATACTGAAGGTGGTCTGCATTTCGGTGTGCTTGAAGAGTTGATTGAGGACGATTTCGGCCTGAGAGTCGCGTTTCAGTTCCACCACGATCCGCATGCCGTCGCGGTCGGATT comes from the Candidatus Zixiibacteriota bacterium genome and includes:
- a CDS encoding exported hypothetical protein (Evidence 5 : Unknown function), whose protein sequence is MRRYFKSAIVARLRVLAASALLFSAYPVCDAPTGTSSDTENHQSWDFEQYVGISGYVYDRQTXRPICDAYVQGRYPSRTTATDSVGYYFYYGVNGCQILVASKYGHYPDTGSVCVESGQAVAHDFYLTEKE
- a CDS encoding exported hypothetical protein (Evidence 5 : Unknown function); the protein is MFRFMVLLFVITSMEPNCWMPTSHTAYSEPEYRDVPANYPTSIEGRVYEETSLRPVEGAILALYPPAQGNTGTSAISNSNGDYYFDGLGNGNYMIVANHSAYLAETVTVQTYGDSTVNLDIYMTPSGL
- a CDS encoding conserved membrane hypothetical protein (Evidence 4 : Unknown function but conserved in other organisms), with protein sequence MKFSAVPLALFTLVAFAANSILCREALVSGSIGPVEFTLIRLGAGTMALLPIIFLSISKLLSGPNKSIGRADLLKLRLSNFGPSLALFAYAIFFSLAYIQLHAGTGALILFASVQMTMIGVSIFLGNRVTFPEWIGLAVAFSGLIYLVLPGLSAPPLLGTLLMMASGIAWGVYSLLGRRQADPILSTARNFLFCLPGLALLGLIALWHLVHNDRPPMSLTGIFLAVVSGAITSGLGYVLWYLTMRRITITAASVSQLLVPILAAMGGILFLNESFSLRLMVASMLIVGGIVVTILSRRVPEAATERHYPALQKESSRESA
- a CDS encoding exported hypothetical protein (Evidence 5 : Unknown function), which translates into the protein MNFRCRYFLIAGLLSSVLILLTGCTEKSVAPQIEPVGPAVDSILVTPGFILPGGQVRLEAVVSNPNNDSLSYAWSTYPRAGRFTDSLAPITDMSIAVNLKAGMMIKVMVDITDGADKFQAHKWISIDTGLTLTGNIYYPQTHIPIPDAEISIGYRADTSDTNGSYILPNIAPNQYDIRAFKPQFDTFSTVVEITSDTSINLFLQSATAVTSVSGQIVTREFAPLMDALVTVINPDGSASELTARTDAGGNYKIENVPYGNIILRIHDGGNPNYKLLTQDFSVDISNPDSSIDFIGRIRRLAFQSEGISSVNLWKFSRYDFWLPWYIDSANDCYRYDFCQATDMGILMMANGIAIPQEAAAVYWVINASIEEASFDIGMQVDGVMIDANKYWGGTKELALDEPLPADIHFLAGHSVKMYIYAWTQRAGISGSVKLREFSLFYYL
- a CDS encoding conserved hypothetical protein (Evidence 4 : Unknown function but conserved in other organisms); protein product: MKIENVPFTVTNLAAVPPTEHKGETGTALWHSFESGNIRVRIVEYSPGYLADHWCSRGHVVLVLEGELVNELKDGTRTILKPGMNYQTSDDEKNPHRSFTKTGAKLFIVD
- a CDS encoding conserved hypothetical protein (Evidence 4 : Unknown function but conserved in other organisms); the protein is MRVKIKNLGVQPQIKKKGIEFGISDAVGRHLGDLVINQRHLIWCKGKTSSSRGKKVTWDSFIANMENRFKSQGVSRNRKIRQLGKRIMNAKEWSAAEIKKLRAGYKIKSASRLAKELRRSFPSVRGKIMALKLKKHR
- the gyrA gene encoding DNA gyrase subunit A; protein product: MPLEREKIVSIYLEEEMKNSYLDYSMSVITNRALPDVRDGLKPSNRRIMVAMNDLNLSPGRPYRKCAKIAGDTSGNYHPHGEQVVYPTLVRMAQDFNMRYPLVDGQGNFGSIDGDGAAAMRYTEARLTPIAMEMLADLEKDTVDMMPNYDETRTEPRVLPGKFPNLLCNGTSGIAVGMASNIPPHNLTETVDGLSALIDNPEITNDELMEMVPGPDFPTGGIINGRAGIREAYRTGKGRIKVRAKASVEHQKSGKDCIVITEIPFQVNKSNLLTRIADLVRDKNVEGISDLRDESDRDGMRIVVELKRDSQAEIVLNQLFKHTEMQTTFSIMMLTLVGGVPMFLTLKEMMEQFLIHRHEVVVRRTKFDLAKAEERAHILEGYKIALDNIDAVIELIKKSKDTPTAREGLMIRFKLSEKQANAILDMRLARLTGLERQKIEEEYLATIKLIAELKGILESKPRRMAIIKEELLELRKKYGDDRRTEIQDEAEEFTVEDLIAEEDMVITISHSGYIKRLSVSMYRKQNRGGRGVIGIETKEEDFAEHLFVASTHEYILFFSNKGQCYWVKVHEIPTGGRLAKGKPIVNMVSIGEGEKITAFCRVRSFDTDKYVVMATRQGTIKKTSLDAFSNPRKAGINAANLPEDDELIEAAITDSSFEIILATRKGQAIRFPEEKIRAMGRSAYGVRGITLENKDYVIGMVVVKRDASLLTVCENGHGKRTSINDYRVTNRGGKGVINIKTTDRNGEVVAIKEVLDDDELILITKKGITNRQSVKAINVIGRNTQGVRLISLDKDDKVTDVARVVKEE